A single Ignavibacteriales bacterium DNA region contains:
- a CDS encoding glycosyl transferase family 36, with protein sequence MKKNLFENKYGRFSEDYREYIITDPRTPRPWFNYMWNPKYAGLISHTGGGFSFVDTPRDNRLTRMRYNCLPWDRPGRYVMVRDNDSKKYWSLSWAPTLDVKYKSYECRHGLGYTSVETEFENIKGTLTYFVPRDLNGEIWKVKLVNNGKTTKNLGIYAFTELMMGNALNDIINQPNDKHFTDIHYDKKHNALTATRRYWVLNKKVSVEQPNLDWKHWLLFTSTLPVSGFDSSLDAFIGRWRSEANPVAVETGKMGNTEITAGDPVAALQSELVLAPGEEKEFAIIMLVNDKEKEDNPFEGLDWKDIRNISRCKKRFEELKKWWDNYLSHFSIQSPDDDVNVMLNVWNQYQAAVTFDMARNSGYYHGGLLFGTGMRDQFQDILGVVLADPERVRARLLNALRFQFSDGSTLHNFFKLTDWGERTNHSDTPLWVPFGLIEYLNETGDTSILDEDVTFYDGGSANVYEHLKRAVDFAISATTERGIPKIMNGDWNDTLDKVGPKGKGETIWGGFFLAYIIKKSFELLKRKGDIETHARWHSTYDHLGKVINAVAWDGEWYIRAFKDNGEPLGTKKAEQGKIFINSQTWSVISGLAPKDRGTKALESTAKLMERDNGIQICWPSYTIVEEDVGLISRCVPGKKENGAIFNHASSWFVLASFLNGDTEKAYSVYKKMLPVNSSKRIDRYEIEPYVFAEYVTSPDHPTEGQASHSWLTGTAVWMLRNGMDQIAGFKTSLDGILIDPSIPQSWNGFKATRKFRGKTIKLNCKRTDKNESPVKKINGITVEDLFINPDTYEEDVINVEIVF encoded by the coding sequence ATGAAGAAGAATCTTTTTGAGAATAAATACGGAAGATTTTCCGAGGACTACAGGGAATATATTATAACGGATCCCCGCACTCCCCGTCCCTGGTTTAATTATATGTGGAACCCAAAATACGCAGGTCTGATCAGCCATACCGGAGGTGGTTTCAGCTTTGTTGATACCCCGCGCGATAACCGGCTTACAAGAATGCGTTATAACTGCCTGCCCTGGGATCGTCCTGGCCGGTACGTAATGGTACGTGATAATGATTCAAAAAAATACTGGTCACTTAGCTGGGCTCCCACTCTTGACGTGAAGTATAAATCCTATGAGTGCCGGCACGGGCTTGGATATACCTCAGTAGAAACAGAATTTGAAAATATAAAGGGAACACTGACCTATTTTGTACCCAGAGATCTTAATGGGGAAATATGGAAGGTAAAGCTTGTCAATAACGGCAAAACCACTAAAAACCTGGGTATTTATGCATTTACCGAACTCATGATGGGTAATGCGCTCAACGACATTATAAATCAGCCAAATGACAAACATTTTACGGATATCCACTACGATAAAAAACACAATGCACTCACCGCAACCCGCAGATACTGGGTGCTGAACAAAAAAGTGTCAGTCGAACAACCCAATCTGGACTGGAAACACTGGCTTCTTTTTACAAGCACACTGCCCGTAAGCGGTTTTGATTCTTCACTGGATGCATTTATCGGCCGCTGGAGATCGGAAGCAAATCCGGTTGCAGTTGAAACCGGAAAGATGGGTAACACCGAAATTACCGCAGGTGATCCGGTTGCCGCACTTCAATCTGAACTTGTTCTTGCTCCGGGAGAAGAGAAAGAATTTGCTATCATCATGCTGGTTAATGACAAGGAAAAGGAAGATAATCCTTTTGAGGGCTTGGACTGGAAAGATATCCGCAATATATCCCGCTGTAAGAAGAGATTCGAAGAGCTGAAAAAGTGGTGGGATAATTATCTCTCCCACTTTTCTATTCAGTCCCCCGATGATGACGTAAACGTGATGCTGAACGTCTGGAATCAGTATCAGGCAGCAGTGACGTTTGATATGGCAAGAAACTCCGGATATTACCACGGCGGGCTGTTATTCGGAACCGGTATGCGGGATCAGTTTCAGGATATACTGGGAGTTGTGCTTGCAGATCCAGAAAGAGTAAGAGCGAGATTACTGAACGCGCTACGCTTTCAATTCTCGGACGGCTCAACGCTGCATAATTTTTTCAAACTCACTGACTGGGGCGAACGAACAAATCACTCTGATACTCCCCTCTGGGTGCCATTCGGGTTAATTGAATACCTGAATGAAACCGGTGATACGTCCATTCTTGATGAAGATGTTACATTCTACGATGGCGGCAGCGCTAATGTTTATGAGCATCTGAAGCGTGCTGTGGATTTTGCAATTTCCGCTACCACCGAAAGAGGCATCCCTAAAATCATGAACGGGGACTGGAATGATACCCTGGATAAGGTTGGCCCGAAAGGAAAGGGAGAAACCATCTGGGGCGGCTTCTTCCTCGCGTACATAATCAAAAAATCCTTCGAACTCCTGAAAAGAAAAGGTGATATTGAAACCCATGCCCGCTGGCATTCAACGTATGATCACCTTGGCAAGGTAATTAATGCTGTCGCCTGGGATGGAGAGTGGTACATTCGTGCCTTTAAGGATAATGGTGAACCGCTGGGTACAAAGAAAGCCGAGCAGGGAAAGATTTTCATTAATTCCCAAACCTGGTCGGTTATCTCAGGTCTGGCTCCAAAAGATCGGGGAACCAAAGCCCTTGAATCCACAGCTAAACTGATGGAAAGAGATAACGGTATTCAGATTTGCTGGCCTTCTTATACCATCGTGGAAGAAGATGTAGGGCTCATAAGCCGCTGCGTTCCAGGTAAAAAGGAAAACGGAGCAATCTTTAACCATGCTTCTTCCTGGTTTGTGCTTGCTTCTTTCCTGAACGGAGATACTGAAAAAGCGTACTCGGTCTATAAAAAAATGCTGCCGGTAAATTCCTCGAAGCGGATTGACCGGTATGAGATTGAACCCTATGTTTTTGCAGAGTATGTAACCAGTCCTGACCATCCTACCGAAGGGCAGGCATCCCATTCCTGGCTAACAGGCACCGCTGTCTGGATGCTGCGGAATGGCATGGATCAGATTGCCGGATTTAAGACTTCGCTTGACGGCATACTGATTGACCCGTCAATACCTCAATCCTGGAACGGGTTTAAAGCCACACGCAAGTTCAGAGGAAAAACCATTAAACTGAACTGCAAACGGACGGACAAAAATGAATCCCCGGTTAAGAAAATCAATGGAATTACTGTTGAAGATCTTTTCATTAACCCGGATACCTATGAAGAGGATGTCATT
- a CDS encoding N-acetylmannosamine-6-phosphate 2-epimerase: protein METKEILSALKGGLIVSCQSEGDDPFNSPEGVTLFAKAAVMGGAVGIRSRDIDKTEMIVKSVSVPVIGLTKSKFEDGYVRITGSFREFEEIMKTGIHMAAVDGTFRQREGLTGPEFIHELKKRYPLPVMADIATIEEGIACADAGADCISTTLSGYTPETSGKKLSGPDFDLLEELVRKVAIPVIAEGRINTPSDAGRMIALGAFAVVAGTAITRPRMVTSWYAESIKKEYDKRSS, encoded by the coding sequence ATGGAAACAAAAGAAATATTATCTGCTCTGAAGGGTGGTCTGATTGTCTCCTGCCAGTCAGAGGGAGATGATCCGTTTAACTCTCCTGAAGGGGTAACTCTCTTTGCTAAAGCAGCAGTCATGGGGGGTGCGGTTGGCATCAGGTCAAGGGATATTGATAAGACAGAAATGATCGTGAAAAGTGTAAGCGTTCCGGTTATTGGACTTACAAAAAGCAAGTTTGAGGACGGATACGTGAGAATTACTGGTTCTTTCAGGGAGTTTGAAGAGATCATGAAAACCGGAATTCATATGGCCGCGGTAGACGGAACATTCAGACAGCGGGAGGGATTAACCGGCCCGGAGTTTATACATGAGCTTAAAAAGCGTTATCCCCTCCCTGTAATGGCAGATATTGCGACAATTGAAGAAGGTATTGCCTGTGCTGATGCCGGGGCGGATTGTATCTCGACAACGCTGTCAGGATATACCCCTGAAACTTCAGGGAAAAAACTATCAGGCCCGGATTTTGATCTGCTTGAAGAACTGGTGAGAAAAGTTGCTATTCCAGTCATTGCAGAAGGAAGAATTAATACCCCTTCCGATGCCGGAAGAATGATTGCTCTCGGTGCATTCGCTGTGGTTGCAGGTACCGCCATTACACGGCCTAGAATGGTTACCTCCTGGTATGCAGAAAGTATTAAAAAAGAGTACGATAAAAGAAGCTCATGA
- a CDS encoding phosphoglucomutase, translating to MNKKKSEINFGTDGWRGLLDKEVNPANIARVAQAFSIYLIKSNKDKDNLSVAIGYDGRSQSKEFATLFARVLSGNNIKAYLSEKTGPTPVVSYFVKNKRLNAGVMITASHNPPEYNGIKFKSSYGGPFLTEQTHKVESYINADLVQVSEDYITQSDLRNIYYANLERIIDFDLIKESGVYPLIDSMAGAGQQVIETALDNHGIAAKTIFKLPETDFAGRLAEPLPQNLKPLADELQKGDYSLGLATDGDADRLGVMLETGEWLSAQETILLLADYLVNTKKLSGHIAKTSSVTDKLNIFASDKRKIINVQVGFKYLCEEMLKDNVLFAAEESGGFGYSFHIPDRDGLLSGLLFVEMLAASGYKKLSELVAAKRKEYGEIFYDRIDAHYTSDNRVALLPALAKAPPESIAGYKVTGLQEFLSSRNVINGLKLQLEGDSRWLLLRSSETEPMVRLYAEGNSKKEVADILLQAQKLIFIH from the coding sequence ATGAATAAGAAAAAATCTGAAATAAATTTCGGAACTGACGGTTGGCGGGGTCTGCTCGACAAAGAAGTAAACCCGGCAAATATTGCCAGAGTTGCCCAGGCATTTTCAATCTACCTGATTAAGTCCAATAAGGATAAGGACAATCTGAGTGTTGCAATCGGATATGATGGAAGAAGCCAGTCAAAAGAATTTGCAACACTCTTTGCCAGAGTTCTCTCGGGAAATAATATCAAGGCATATCTTTCTGAAAAAACCGGACCTACTCCCGTAGTATCCTATTTCGTTAAAAACAAAAGGCTGAATGCCGGAGTGATGATAACGGCAAGCCATAATCCGCCTGAATATAACGGTATTAAATTTAAGTCCTCTTATGGAGGACCGTTTCTTACAGAACAGACTCACAAAGTTGAATCATATATAAATGCTGATCTGGTGCAGGTCAGTGAAGATTATATAACGCAGTCAGATCTGCGTAACATTTATTACGCGAACCTCGAGAGGATTATTGATTTTGATCTGATTAAGGAGTCAGGTGTCTATCCATTGATTGATTCCATGGCCGGAGCAGGTCAGCAGGTTATAGAGACAGCACTCGATAATCATGGAATTGCAGCCAAAACCATTTTCAAACTTCCTGAAACTGATTTTGCCGGACGGCTTGCTGAACCTCTTCCGCAAAATCTTAAGCCGCTGGCTGACGAGTTACAAAAAGGAGATTATTCTTTAGGTCTTGCTACCGATGGTGATGCAGACCGTCTTGGTGTAATGCTGGAAACAGGTGAATGGCTCAGTGCACAAGAGACGATTCTCCTGCTCGCTGATTATCTGGTTAATACAAAAAAGCTTTCCGGGCACATTGCAAAAACATCATCAGTGACCGATAAACTGAATATATTTGCCAGTGATAAAAGGAAAATCATCAATGTGCAGGTCGGTTTCAAATACCTCTGTGAAGAAATGCTCAAAGATAATGTTCTTTTTGCCGCTGAAGAAAGCGGAGGGTTTGGGTATTCATTTCACATTCCAGACAGAGACGGACTCCTCTCAGGTCTGCTATTTGTTGAGATGCTTGCTGCTTCCGGATACAAAAAGCTTTCTGAACTCGTAGCCGCAAAAAGAAAAGAATACGGTGAAATTTTCTACGACAGAATTGACGCGCATTATACAAGCGATAACAGAGTAGCGCTGCTTCCGGCACTTGCAAAAGCTCCTCCAGAAAGCATTGCAGGGTATAAAGTAACCGGATTACAGGAGTTTTTAAGCAGCAGAAATGTAATAAATGGATTAAAACTTCAGCTTGAAGGAGATTCCAGATGGCTGCTTTTAAGAAGTTCTGAGACCGAACCGATGGTGAGATTATATGCTGAGGGCAACAGCAAAAAAGAAGTTGCCGACATCTTGCTCCAGGCACAAAAACTGATATTTATACATTAA